In Zingiber officinale cultivar Zhangliang chromosome 11B, Zo_v1.1, whole genome shotgun sequence, a single window of DNA contains:
- the LOC122033502 gene encoding cytochrome P450 71A1-like, which yields MFVLVLSLLFLVAVAVLSSLLLAGGREARTNPAIRKLPPGPAKLPIIGNLHQIRGNLLHQSLWEFSKQYGPLMHLKLGQVSAIVVSSATLARDVLKTFDLACCSRPHNVATSELSYGSSDIAFMPYGERWSQQRKLCTVEFFSARKINSFKSVREDEIVRMTKHISSRISGSLTVNVSELALYFSCNTTCRMAFGRDIAGDDFNVYDVLREAQEMLASFFMADYFPLLGWVDVATGKKSRLRKSFLKLDGIYQKFIDRHLDAKTSRSGSEENEDLLDVLLRLRKDEQLTENNLKGVLMNIFIGGTDSSSAVVEWAMAELIRQPELMKRAQEEVRSCVGRSKGKVEESDLQQLQYLKRIVKETMRLHPPFPLLVNREIIHPVTLSDGCQIPPKTTIYVNAWAIGRDPDVWERPEAFDPDRFVNIGSPVVDSFSHYDFKLIPFGEGRRTCPGKNLGMLMAEVALANLLYSFDWQLPPGMSEEDVNMEEALGLTVRRKHALCLVAAKF from the exons ATGTTTGTGCTTGTCTTGTCTCTTCTCTTCCTCGTCGCAGTCGCAGTCCTCTCCTCTCTCCTTCTCGCCGGCGGCCGAGAAGCAAGAACTAATCCGGCGATCCGAAAGCTCCCGCCGGGCCCCGCTAAACTCCCGATCATCGGTAACCTCCACCAGATACGCGGCAATCTACTGCACCAGTCCTTATGGGAATTCTCCAAACAGTACGGCCCGCTCATGCACCTAAAACTCGGCCAAGTCTCCGCCATCGTCGTCTCCTCCGCAACCCTCGCCAGGGACGTCCTCAAGACCTTCGACCTCGCCTGCTGCTCCCGCCCCCACAACGTTGCGACCTCCGAGCTCTCTTACGGCAGCTCTGATATCGCCTTCATGCCCTACGGCGAGCGCTGGAGCCAGCAACGCAAGCTCTGCACCGTAGAATTCTTCAGCGCCAGAAAGATCAACTCTTTTAAGTCCGTAAGGGAAGATGAGATCGTGAGGATGACGAAGCATATATCTTCTCGCATCTCGGGCTCCCTCACCGTCAACGTGAGTGAGCTCGCCCTATACTTCTCCTGCAACACCACATGCAGGATGGCCTTCGGTCGAGACATCGCCGGCGACGACTTCAACGTTTACGATGTGCTCAGGGAAGCGCAGGAGATGTTGGCTAGCTTCTTCATGGCAGACTACTTTCCCCTGCTCGGGTGGGTCGATGTGGCTACGGGGAAGAAATCCAGGCTTCGGAAATCGTTTCTTAAGCTCGACGGCATCTACCAGAAATTCATCGATCGCCATCTCGACGCGAAGACTAGTCGATCAGGAAGTGAAGAGAATGAGGATTTATTGGATGTTCTGCTTCGGTTGCGGAAGGATGAGCAGCTGACAGAGAATAACCTCAAAGGAGTTCTTATG AATATTTTCATCGGCGGGACGGATTCCTCGTCGGCAGTGGTGGAATGGGCGATGGCGGAGCTCATCCGGCAGCCGGAGTTGATGAAGAGAGCCCAAGAGGAAGTGAGAAGCTGCGTGGGGAGAAGCAAAGGAAAGGTGGAAGAAAGCGACCTGCAGCAGCTTCAATACCTCAAACGCATAGTCAAGGAGACGATGAGGCTGCACCCGCCGTTTCCGCTGCTCGTCAACCGGGAAATCATTCACCCAGTCACTTTAAGCGACGGTTGCCAAATTCCTCCCAAGACGACGATCTACGTGAATGCATGGGCGATCGGCAGGGATCCTGATGTGTGGGAGAGACCAGAGGCGTTCGACCCAGATAGGTTTGTGAACATTGGGTCGCCGGTAGTGGACTCGTTTTCGCACTATGACTTCAAGCTGATTCCGTTTGGCGAGGGGCGGAGGACTTGCCCAGGGAAGAATCTGGGGATGCTGATGGCGGAGGTGGCGCTGGCCAACCTATTGTACTCCTTCGACTGGCAGTTGCCTCCGGGAATGAGTGAGGAGGACGTGAACATGGAAGAAGCGCTGGGACTCACTGTGCGCAGGAAGCATGCTCTGTGCCTCGTGGCCGCCAAATTTTAG